One stretch of Harmonia axyridis chromosome 1, icHarAxyr1.1, whole genome shotgun sequence DNA includes these proteins:
- the LOC123670842 gene encoding histone H4, producing the protein MTGRGKGGKGLGKGGAKRHRKVLRDNIQGITKPAIRRLARRGGVKRISGLIYEETRGVLKVFLENVIRDAVTYTEHAKRKTVTAMDVVYALKRQGRTLYGFGG; encoded by the coding sequence ATGACTGGCAGAGGCAAAGGTGGTAAAGGTTTAGGAAAAGGTGGCGCTAAGAGACACAGAAAAGTTCTCCGTGATAACATCCAGGGTATAACTAAACCCGCTATCAGAAGATTAGCACGACGTGGTGGAGTTAAACGAATCTCTGGCCTTATCTATGAAGAAACTCGAGGTGTACTCAAGGTTTTCCTCGAAAATGTTATCAGGGATGCTGTAACCTACACTGAACACGCTAAAAGGAAGACTGTTACAGCGATGGACGTCGTATATGCTTTGAAACGTCAAGGACGCACCCTGTACGGATTTGGAGGTTGA